The following coding sequences are from one Cystobacter fuscus DSM 2262 window:
- a CDS encoding DMT family transporter: MKSFLMVAVGAALWGCWSLFLRPAGLSGTQSAFLSLVFMSLPAPFVLSRGAWRDRRATLALGVLALCDAANAALFFAAVQRGPVAVAVLTHYLAPLLIALAAPWVLRERRSPRALLGAPLTLLGLALLLGTPRGGLADPQTALLGGASALFFAANVLSIKEASRAFSPLAINSLHAPLSALVLLLVFGRDALPPALDGRLLWVGAGAILCGIVGNSVFSAGLKGVPAAAGSALTYLEPLTAALVGWAVFAEPLGPSGLVGGLIVLGTGVWVARAPRAPAPSVEVAPSGGCT, encoded by the coding sequence GTGAAGTCCTTCCTCATGGTCGCGGTGGGAGCTGCCCTCTGGGGCTGTTGGTCCCTCTTCCTGCGGCCCGCGGGCCTGTCCGGCACCCAGAGCGCCTTCCTCTCGCTGGTGTTCATGTCGCTGCCGGCCCCCTTCGTGCTGAGCCGCGGGGCCTGGCGCGACCGGCGCGCCACGCTCGCGCTCGGGGTGCTCGCGCTGTGCGACGCCGCCAACGCCGCCCTCTTCTTCGCCGCCGTGCAGCGCGGCCCCGTCGCCGTCGCCGTGCTCACCCACTACCTCGCCCCCCTGCTCATCGCGCTCGCCGCCCCGTGGGTGTTGCGCGAGCGCCGCTCCCCCCGGGCCCTGCTCGGCGCCCCCCTCACCCTGCTGGGCCTCGCGCTCCTGCTGGGCACGCCCCGCGGCGGCCTCGCCGACCCCCAGACAGCCCTGCTCGGCGGCGCCAGCGCCCTCTTCTTCGCGGCCAACGTGCTCTCCATCAAGGAGGCCTCGCGCGCCTTCTCGCCCCTGGCCATCAACTCGCTGCACGCCCCCCTGTCGGCGCTCGTGCTCCTGCTCGTCTTCGGGCGCGACGCCCTTCCCCCCGCCCTGGATGGGCGCCTGCTGTGGGTGGGGGCAGGCGCCATCCTGTGTGGCATCGTGGGCAACTCCGTCTTCTCCGCCGGGCTCAAGGGCGTGCCCGCCGCCGCCGGCTCGGCCCTCACCTACCTGGAGCCGCTGACAGCCGCCCTGGTGGGCTGGGCGGTATTCGCCGAACCGCTCGGTCCCTCCGGGCTCGTGGGGGGCCTCATCGTCCTGGGCACCGGCGTCTGGGTGGCCCGGGCACCCCGTGCTCCCGCCCCGTCCGTCGAGGTGGCGCCGAGCGGGGGATGCACATAA